From the genome of Triticum aestivum cultivar Chinese Spring chromosome 3B, IWGSC CS RefSeq v2.1, whole genome shotgun sequence, one region includes:
- the LOC123065207 gene encoding S-type anion channel SLAH3, whose amino-acid sequence METDESVRQGAAGARVQASRFAEEQAFRERHGDPMMASPGQDSPFDASALRVAAHPVSVSLPASPSRFDVARTEAEFPPRHAAAIVPDESHMLPLSPRPSPMVSIAFEHVEKVVFRSQPIHAADSELSNAQDSQSQVVHDDSMSRGSGARMGRSKARRDTSYDSFKTWSGKLEKQLTTHLRVVRQPPQQEAEPEEDEDAATSGRPYSMPRVHRFFAALEGPELDKLRSSEELVLPSDKKWPFLLRFPVSAFGMCLGMSSQAILWKNIAISASTRFLHITLRTNLVLWCVSVALMCFVSALYACKVIFYFEAVRREYYHPIRVNFFFAPWIACLFLAIGVPEMVVGSLPHWLWYVLMAPIVCLELKIYGQWISGGQRRLSRVANPSNHLSIVGNFVGALLGAIMGLREGPIFFFAVGLAHYIVLFVTLYQRLPTSETLPRDLHPVFFLFVAAPSVACLAWARITGEFGYGSRIAYFIAMFLYASLAVRLNMFRGFRFSLAWWAYTFPMTSAAIASIRYSSEVKNAFTQAMCIVLSVVATLTVTALLLTTLLHATVHHDLFPNDISIAISERRPKQSTIAELNEVHGNKDADTAYRDLEAAYRP is encoded by the exons ATGGAGACGGACGAATCTGTGCGACAGGGTGCCGCCGGTGCTCGCGTCCAGGCAAGCCGATTCGCCGAGGAGCAGGCCTTCAGG GAGCGGCATGGCGACCCGATGATGGCGTCTCCGGGCCAGGACTCGCCGTTCGACGCGTCCGCGCTGCGCGTCGCGGCGCACCCGGTCTCCGTCAGCCTGCCGGCCTCTCCGTCCAGGTTCGACGTCGCCCGGACGGAGGCGGAGTTCCCGCCGCGCCACGCGGCGGCCATCGTGCCGGACGAGTCGCACATGCTGCCGCTCTCGCCGCGGCCGTCGCCGATGGTGTCCATCGCGTTCGAGCACGTCGAGAAGGTGGTGTTCCGCTCGCAGCCGATCCACGCGGCGGACTCCGAGCTGTCCAACGCCCAGGACTCCCAGTCCCAGGTGGTGCACGACGACTCGATGAGCCGCGGGAGCGGGGCGCGCATGGGGAGGAGCAAGGCGCGGCGGGACACGAGCTACGACTCGTTCAAGACGTGGTCCGGGAAGCTGGAGAAGCAGCTCACCACCCACCTCCGCGTCGTCAGGCAGCCGCCGCAGCAGGAGGCGGAGCCCGAGGAAGACGAAGACGCGGCGACGAGCGGCCGCCCCTACTCCATGCCCAGAGTCCACCGCTTCTTCGCGGCGCTGGAAGGCCCCGAACTCGACAAGCTACGG tcGTCGGAGGAGCTGGTCCTGCCGTCGGACAAGAAGTGGCCGTTCCTCCTCCGGTTCCCGGTGTCCGCCTTCGGCATGTGCCTCGGCATGAGCAGCCAGGCCATCCTGTGGAAGAACATCGCCATCTCGGCGTCCACGCGGTTCCTGCACATCACGCTCCGGACAAACCTCGTGCTCTGGTGCGTCTCGGTCGCGCTCATGTGCTTCGTGTCGGCGCTGTACGCGTGCAAGGTCATCTTCTACTTCGAGGCGGTGCGGCGGGAGTACTACCATCCGATTCGCGTCAACTTCTTCTTCGCGCCGTGGATCGCCTGCCTCTTCCTGGCCATCGGCGTGCCGGAGATGGTGGTGGGGAGCCTCCCGCACTGGCTCTGGTACGTGCTCATGGCCCCCATCGTGTGCCTGGAGCTCAAGATATACGGGCAGTGGATATCCGGCGGGCAGAGGCGGCTGTCGAGGGTGGCGAACCCGTCCAACCACCTGTCCATCGTCGGCAACTTCGTCGGCGCGCTGCTGGGGGCCATCATGGGGTTAAGGGAGGGCCccatcttcttcttcgccgtcgggCTCGCGCACTACATCGTGCTGTTCGTGACGCTGTACCAGAGGCTGCCCACGAGCGAGACGCTGCCGAGGGACCTGCACCCGGTCTTCTTCCTCTTCGTGGCCGCGCCCAGCGTCGCCTGCCTCGCCTGGGCGCGGATCACCGGCGAGTTCGGCTACGGCTCCCGGATCGCCTACTTCATCGCCATGTTCCTCTACGCCTCGCTG GCTGTGCGGCTCAACATGTTCAGGGGGTTCAGGTTCTCGCTGGCGTGGTGGGCGTACACGTTCCCGATGACGAGCGCGGCCATCGCGTCGATACGCTACTCGTCGGAGGTGAAGAACGCGTTCACGCAGGCCATGTGCATCGTGCTGTCCGTGGTGGCCACGCTCACGGTGACCGCGCTCTTGCTGACCACGCTGCTGCACGCCACCGTGCACCACGACCTCTTCCCCAACgacatctccatcgccatctcggAGCGCAGGCCCAAGCAGAGCACCATCGCCGAGCTGAACGAGGTGCACGGCAACAAGGACGCGGACACCGCATACAGAGACCTCGAAGCCGCCTATAGACCCTGA